The Leptospirales bacterium genome includes a region encoding these proteins:
- a CDS encoding Re/Si-specific NAD(P)(+) transhydrogenase subunit alpha yields MVIGVPRETASGETRVALVPESVHRLVKKLGYTVKVQAGAGLSSGISDADYQKEGAEIVSDAASVFSQSDIVLKVQRPEQLSGGKHELEMMKKGGILVSFFYSLSNPQEARKAAELGISVLGMDAIPRITRAQRMDVLSSQTNLAGYKAVIIAAYHLQKIFPMLMTAAGTITPARVVILGAGVAGLQAIATAKRLGAIVEVSDVRPETKEQVESLGGRFIEPPQDESLVGQGGYAKEASKEYLAKQQEILAKHISEADAVITTAQVPGKKAPVLVTRAVLERMKPGAVVVDMAAESGGNCELTKAGEVVEHNGVQIVGVVNLPASVPFHSSLLYSRNVLSLLEYLTKEGSLVLNQEDEIVKGALITHNGQVIHEATRQLLG; encoded by the coding sequence TTGGTTATTGGCGTTCCCAGGGAAACTGCATCGGGCGAAACGCGTGTCGCGCTTGTTCCAGAGTCAGTTCACCGTTTAGTGAAGAAGCTTGGCTACACCGTCAAGGTCCAGGCCGGCGCCGGACTCAGTTCAGGCATCAGCGACGCTGACTACCAGAAAGAAGGCGCCGAAATCGTTTCCGACGCTGCAAGCGTCTTCAGCCAATCGGACATTGTATTGAAGGTTCAGCGCCCGGAACAGCTTTCGGGCGGCAAGCATGAGCTGGAAATGATGAAGAAGGGCGGCATTCTGGTCAGCTTCTTCTACTCGCTCAGCAATCCTCAAGAAGCTCGCAAGGCGGCGGAGCTTGGCATCAGCGTCCTTGGTATGGATGCAATTCCCCGAATCACTCGCGCTCAGCGCATGGATGTGCTGAGTTCTCAAACCAATTTGGCGGGCTACAAGGCGGTGATTATCGCCGCCTATCATTTGCAAAAAATCTTCCCGATGCTGATGACGGCAGCGGGCACTATTACGCCGGCGCGCGTGGTCATTCTGGGCGCAGGCGTCGCGGGCTTGCAGGCGATTGCCACGGCCAAACGATTGGGCGCCATAGTCGAAGTGTCCGATGTGCGACCGGAAACGAAAGAACAGGTGGAAAGTCTTGGCGGTCGCTTTATCGAACCGCCGCAAGACGAATCGCTGGTTGGACAGGGCGGCTACGCCAAAGAGGCCAGCAAAGAGTATCTTGCAAAACAGCAGGAGATTCTGGCGAAGCACATTTCAGAAGCCGACGCAGTGATTACCACCGCTCAGGTGCCGGGCAAGAAGGCGCCGGTATTGGTGACTCGCGCTGTGCTAGAACGCATGAAGCCGGGCGCCGTTGTGGTTGATATGGCCGCAGAAAGCGGCGGAAACTGCGAATTGACAAAGGCCGGCGAGGTTGTTGAGCACAACGGCGTGCAGATCGTTGGGGTGGTCAATCTACCGGCCAGCGTTCCCTTTCATTCCAGTCTGCTGTACTCCCGAAACGTGCTCAGTCTTCTTGAATACCTCACCAAAGAGGG